A window from Drosophila subobscura isolate 14011-0131.10 chromosome O, UCBerk_Dsub_1.0, whole genome shotgun sequence encodes these proteins:
- the LOC117899254 gene encoding 60S ribosomal protein L27, producing the protein MRKIMKQGKIVIVLSGRYAGRKAIIVKTSDDGTPEKPFGHALVAGIDRYPRKVTKKMGKNKLKKKSKIKPFLRSLNYNHLMPTRYTAHDISFEKLSPKDLKDPVKRKTHRFQTRVKFESIYKEGKNKWFFQKLRF; encoded by the coding sequence ATGAGGAAAATCATGAAGCAGGGCAAGATCGTAATCGTCCTTAGCGGACGTTACGCTGGCCGCAAGGCCATCATCGTCAAGACCTCCGACGATGGCACCCCGGAGAAACCCTTCGGTCATGCTCTGGTCGCCGGTATCGACAGGTACCCCCGCAAGGTGACCAAGAAGATGGGCAAGAACAAGTTGAAGAAGAAGTCCAAGATAAAGCCTTTCCTGAGGAGCTTGAACTACAACCATCTGATGCCCACCCGATACACGGCGCATGACATCAGCTTCGAGAAACTGTCGCCCAAGGACCTGAAGGATCCCGTCAAGCGCAAGACACACCGTTTCCAGACCCGCGTCAAGTTCGAGTCCATCTACAAGGAGGGAAAGAACAAGTGGTTCTTCCAGAAGCTGCGTTTCTAA
- the LOC117899250 gene encoding isocitrate dehydrogenase [NAD] subunit gamma, mitochondrial isoform X3, protein MALRLTQRLLQTQTPFLTRGYPMLVTKEKSEDVAHTKSSLQKKVTRTDIPSAQYGGRHAVTMLPGGGIGPELMTYVREIFSYCGAPIDFEVIEIDPSTEGNDDLDYAITSIKRNGVALKGNIETKSQELSEVSRNVAIRNELDLYVNVVHCKSYPGIPARHQDIDVVLIRQNTDGEYAMLEHESVPGIVESMKVVTVENAERVARYAFEYARQNNRKKVTTIHKANIMKLSDGLFLECAKRVHKDYPELEHDNMIIDNTCMQAVSKPHQFDVMNMTNLYGTIVSNVLCGLMGGAGLISGRNYGDHYAVFEPGTRNTGTAIAGKNIANPVAMINASIDMLNHLGHKEHANVIYEATYQTIVNDAIRTPDLGGNHSSTDVVENILKILSAKRVN, encoded by the exons ATGGCCCTTCGCTTGACACAGAGACTGCTGCAGACGCAGACGCCGTTCCTGACACGC GGCTATCCCATGCTGGTGACCAAGGAAAAGAGCGAGGATGTAGCCCACACCAAGTCGTCTCTGCAGAAGAAAGTTACG CGTACAGATATCCCGTCGGCGCAGTACGGTGGTCGTCATGCTGTCACCATGCTACCTGGTGGTGGAATCGGCCCGGAGCTAATGACATATGTAAGAGAAATTTTTAGTTACTGCGGCGCTCCAATCGATTTCGAGGTGATTGAAATTGATCCCTCTACCGAGGGTAATGATGATCTGGACTATGCCATCACTTCGATAAAGCGCAACGGTGTGGCACTCAAGGGAAACATTGAGACCAAGTCGCAGGAGCTGTCCGAGGTTTCACGCAACGTGGCCATCCGTAATGAGCTGGATCTCTATGTGAACGTTGTGCACTGCAAGTCGTATCCTGGAATTCCGGCgcgccaccaggacattgacGTTGTTCTTATCCGTCAGAACACCGATGGTGAGTATGCCATGCTGGAGCACGAGTCGGTGCCCGGCATTGTTGAGAGCATGAAGGTGGTCACCGTCGAGAATGCAGAGCGTGTGGCCCGCTATGCCTTCGAGTATGCGCGTCAGAACAACCGCAAGAAGGTCACCACCATCCACAAGGCCAACATCATGAAACTGTCCGATGGCCTCTTCCTGGAGTGTGCCAAGCGTGTGCACAAGGACTATCCCGAGCTGGAGCACGACAACATGATCATCGATAACACCTGCATGCAAGCCGTCTCCAAGCCCCACCAGTTCGATGTGATGAACATGACCAACTTGTATGGCACCATTGTGTCCAATGTGCTGTGCGGTTTGATGGGCGGAGCTGGCCTCATTTCCGGCCGCAACTACGGCGATCAT TACGCCGTCTTTGAGCCGGGAACCCGCAACACAGGCACTGCCATTGCTGGCAAGAATATTGCCAATCCCGTGGCCATGATTAATGCTAGCATTGATATGTTGAATCATCTAGGCCACAAGGAGCATGCCAATGTCATCTACGAGGCCACCTACCAGACCATTGTTAATGATGCCATCCGCACACCAG ATCTGGGCGGCAACCACTCAAGTACCGATGTGGTTGAGAATATACTGAAAATCTTGAGCGCCAAGCGCGTGAATTG A
- the LOC117899250 gene encoding isocitrate dehydrogenase [NAD] subunit gamma, mitochondrial isoform X1, whose product MALRLTQRLLQTQTPFLTRGYPMLVTKEKSEDVAHTKSSLQKKVTRTDIPSAQYGGRHAVTMLPGGGIGPELMTYVREIFSYCGAPIDFEVIEIDPSTEGNDDLDYAITSIKRNGVALKGNIETKSQELSEVSRNVAIRNELDLYVNVVHCKSYPGIPARHQDIDVVLIRQNTDGEYAMLEHESVPGIVESMKVVTVENAERVARYAFEYARQNNRKKVTTIHKANIMKLSDGLFLECAKRVHKDYPELEHDNMIIDNTCMQAVSKPHQFDVMNMTNLYGTIVSNVLCGLMGGAGLISGRNYGDHYAVFEPGTRNTGTAIAGKNIANPVAMINASIDMLNHLGHKEHANVIYEATYQTIVNDAIRTPDLGGNHSSTDVVENILKILSAKRVNWPHGNYFNQL is encoded by the exons ATGGCCCTTCGCTTGACACAGAGACTGCTGCAGACGCAGACGCCGTTCCTGACACGC GGCTATCCCATGCTGGTGACCAAGGAAAAGAGCGAGGATGTAGCCCACACCAAGTCGTCTCTGCAGAAGAAAGTTACG CGTACAGATATCCCGTCGGCGCAGTACGGTGGTCGTCATGCTGTCACCATGCTACCTGGTGGTGGAATCGGCCCGGAGCTAATGACATATGTAAGAGAAATTTTTAGTTACTGCGGCGCTCCAATCGATTTCGAGGTGATTGAAATTGATCCCTCTACCGAGGGTAATGATGATCTGGACTATGCCATCACTTCGATAAAGCGCAACGGTGTGGCACTCAAGGGAAACATTGAGACCAAGTCGCAGGAGCTGTCCGAGGTTTCACGCAACGTGGCCATCCGTAATGAGCTGGATCTCTATGTGAACGTTGTGCACTGCAAGTCGTATCCTGGAATTCCGGCgcgccaccaggacattgacGTTGTTCTTATCCGTCAGAACACCGATGGTGAGTATGCCATGCTGGAGCACGAGTCGGTGCCCGGCATTGTTGAGAGCATGAAGGTGGTCACCGTCGAGAATGCAGAGCGTGTGGCCCGCTATGCCTTCGAGTATGCGCGTCAGAACAACCGCAAGAAGGTCACCACCATCCACAAGGCCAACATCATGAAACTGTCCGATGGCCTCTTCCTGGAGTGTGCCAAGCGTGTGCACAAGGACTATCCCGAGCTGGAGCACGACAACATGATCATCGATAACACCTGCATGCAAGCCGTCTCCAAGCCCCACCAGTTCGATGTGATGAACATGACCAACTTGTATGGCACCATTGTGTCCAATGTGCTGTGCGGTTTGATGGGCGGAGCTGGCCTCATTTCCGGCCGCAACTACGGCGATCAT TACGCCGTCTTTGAGCCGGGAACCCGCAACACAGGCACTGCCATTGCTGGCAAGAATATTGCCAATCCCGTGGCCATGATTAATGCTAGCATTGATATGTTGAATCATCTAGGCCACAAGGAGCATGCCAATGTCATCTACGAGGCCACCTACCAGACCATTGTTAATGATGCCATCCGCACACCAG ATCTGGGCGGCAACCACTCAAGTACCGATGTGGTTGAGAATATACTGAAAATCTTGAGCGCCAAGCGCGTGAATTG GCCACATGGAAACTATTTCAACCAATTATAG
- the LOC117899250 gene encoding isocitrate dehydrogenase [NAD] subunit gamma, mitochondrial isoform X2 translates to MALRLTQRLLQTQTPFLTRGYPMLVTKEKSEDVAHTKSSLQKKVTRTDIPSAQYGGRHAVTMLPGGGIGPELMTYVREIFSYCGAPIDFEVIEIDPSTEGNDDLDYAITSIKRNGVALKGNIETKSQELSEVSRNVAIRNELDLYVNVVHCKSYPGIPARHQDIDVVLIRQNTDGEYAMLEHESVPGIVESMKVVTVENAERVARYAFEYARQNNRKKVTTIHKANIMKLSDGLFLECAKRVHKDYPELEHDNMIIDNTCMQAVSKPHQFDVMNMTNLYGTIVSNVLCGLMGGAGLISGRNYGDHYAVFEPGTRNTGTAIAGKNIANPVAMINASIDMLNHLGHKEHANVIYEATYQTIVNDAIRTPDLGGNHSSTDVVENILKILSAKRVNW, encoded by the exons ATGGCCCTTCGCTTGACACAGAGACTGCTGCAGACGCAGACGCCGTTCCTGACACGC GGCTATCCCATGCTGGTGACCAAGGAAAAGAGCGAGGATGTAGCCCACACCAAGTCGTCTCTGCAGAAGAAAGTTACG CGTACAGATATCCCGTCGGCGCAGTACGGTGGTCGTCATGCTGTCACCATGCTACCTGGTGGTGGAATCGGCCCGGAGCTAATGACATATGTAAGAGAAATTTTTAGTTACTGCGGCGCTCCAATCGATTTCGAGGTGATTGAAATTGATCCCTCTACCGAGGGTAATGATGATCTGGACTATGCCATCACTTCGATAAAGCGCAACGGTGTGGCACTCAAGGGAAACATTGAGACCAAGTCGCAGGAGCTGTCCGAGGTTTCACGCAACGTGGCCATCCGTAATGAGCTGGATCTCTATGTGAACGTTGTGCACTGCAAGTCGTATCCTGGAATTCCGGCgcgccaccaggacattgacGTTGTTCTTATCCGTCAGAACACCGATGGTGAGTATGCCATGCTGGAGCACGAGTCGGTGCCCGGCATTGTTGAGAGCATGAAGGTGGTCACCGTCGAGAATGCAGAGCGTGTGGCCCGCTATGCCTTCGAGTATGCGCGTCAGAACAACCGCAAGAAGGTCACCACCATCCACAAGGCCAACATCATGAAACTGTCCGATGGCCTCTTCCTGGAGTGTGCCAAGCGTGTGCACAAGGACTATCCCGAGCTGGAGCACGACAACATGATCATCGATAACACCTGCATGCAAGCCGTCTCCAAGCCCCACCAGTTCGATGTGATGAACATGACCAACTTGTATGGCACCATTGTGTCCAATGTGCTGTGCGGTTTGATGGGCGGAGCTGGCCTCATTTCCGGCCGCAACTACGGCGATCAT TACGCCGTCTTTGAGCCGGGAACCCGCAACACAGGCACTGCCATTGCTGGCAAGAATATTGCCAATCCCGTGGCCATGATTAATGCTAGCATTGATATGTTGAATCATCTAGGCCACAAGGAGCATGCCAATGTCATCTACGAGGCCACCTACCAGACCATTGTTAATGATGCCATCCGCACACCAG ATCTGGGCGGCAACCACTCAAGTACCGATGTGGTTGAGAATATACTGAAAATCTTGAGCGCCAAGCGCGTGAATTGGTAA